In one window of Brassica rapa cultivar Chiifu-401-42 chromosome A07, CAAS_Brap_v3.01, whole genome shotgun sequence DNA:
- the LOC103832073 gene encoding uncharacterized protein LOC103832073, protein MVGVFRRSLSFPNKPTVRPPPPSKPRVSHHTRSISLPCRSHPLISHINHEISQIKSWSSSFDRRTTAWLTDGLSLLRDVQETLSDILHLPQSQESLRNRPVFFENLLEDLLRFVDAYGIFRTSVLSLREHQSAAQVALRRKDDVKISSYVKSRRALARDIAKLTSSIREPKTKYNRCHVDVLNGSYGEAELASVIGDVIEVTVLVSVALFNGVYLSIRSSKTTTFVGFLKRSEKRDKNCEGIEELKQVEEKSLVGLSKKKNEEVKILTKKMMELENSIVEIECGSEKVFRGLISTRVSLLNALTH, encoded by the coding sequence ATGGTTGGAGTTTTCCGGCGATCACTCTCTTTCCCTAACAAACCCACCGTCcgtccaccaccaccatcaaaGCCACGTGTCTCTCACCACACAAGATCCATCAGCCTCCCATGCAGATCACACCCTTTGATCTCCCACATCAACCACGAGATCTCCCAGATCAAATCCTGGTCCTCCTCCTTCGACCGCCGCACCACCGCATGGCTCACCGACGGTCTCAGCCTCCTCAGAGACGTCCAAGAAACGCTCTCCGACATCCTCCACCTCCCTCAGTCGCAGGAGTCTCTCCGCAACCGCCCCGTGTTCTTCGAAAATCTTCTCGAAGACCTCCTCCGCTTCGTCGACGCCTACGGCATCTTCCGCACGTCGGTCCTCTCCCTCCGCGAGCACCAGTCCGCCGCTCAAGTCGCCCTCCGGCGAAAAGACGACGTCAAAATCTCCTCCTACGTAAAATCTCGCCGCGCTCTAGCGCGGGATATAGCGAAGCTGACGTCATCTATACGCGAGCCGAAGACGAAGTACAACCGCTGCCACGTGGATGTTTTAAACGGTTCGTACGGTGAGGCTGAGCTAGCGTCGGTCATCGGTGACGTCATCGAGGTCACTGTTTTGGTGTCTGTGGCGCTTTTCAACGGAGTCTATTTATCTATACGTTCGAGTAAGACGACGACGTTTGTTGGGTTTCTTAAGAGGTCTGAGAAGAGAGACAAGAACTGTGAAGGGATcgaggagctgaagcaagtcgaGGAGAAGAGCTTAGTTGGATTGAGCAAGAAGAAAAACGAAGAAGTGAAGATTCTTACTAAGAAGATGATGGAGTTGGAGAATTCGATCGTTGAAATTGAATGTGGGAGTGAGAAAGTGTTTAGGGGTTTGATTAGTACTCGGGTCTCATTGCTTAATGCCCTAACACATTAA
- the LOC103832074 gene encoding uncharacterized protein LOC103832074, translating to MYVARRISDVDRRLLLVLAIPFLSLLLLLSLSTLNLDPPPTLAPLRNLIYTHTLTATTENTGSDPRDVNPTEEDENSRRGKKEELMKSKIAVCLVGGARRFELTGPSIIERILKVYPNADLFLNSPLDHNSFKLRLLKDSPRLAWVRIFEPTPINETEPMVRVLTPMNSPNGIKGLLQYFNLVEGCITMIKAYQNENNFTYDWIVRTRVDGYWSDTLDPDYFKPGQYLVPPGSSYGGLNDRFGVGDLNTSTVALSRLSLIPDLDSAGLTSLNSESAFKAQLSTHRVPYVTKPLPFCIMTDRTYEFPPSSYGVPVAALSSRGPLNGAKCRPCTVACSGSCVGEVMGKLNKEWSWTEWENGTLKLCDAHGEWEEGWEKIFDGVAGEELARARKRGGGLESRRCVEEFEEMRGVTVKWEAPASEQICMLGLKPK from the exons ATGTACGTCGCCAGGAGAATCTCCGACGTTGATCGCCGTCTTCTCCTCGTCCTCGCAATCCCGTTTCTCTCCCTCCTCCTCTTGCTCTCTCTATCTACACTCAATCTTGATCCTCCTCCCACTCTCGCACCTCTCCGTAACCTAATCTACACTCATACCCTAACCGCCACCACCGAGAACACCGGTTCCGACCCTCGCGACGTTAATCCAACGGAGGAGGATGAAAACTCACGGCGGGGGAAGAAGGAGGAGTTGATGAAGTCGAAGATTGCGGTGTGTTTAGTTGGTGGAGCAAGGCGGTTCGAGTTAACCGGACCGTCGATTATTGAGAGGATCCTAAAAGTTTATCCTAATGCTGATTTGTTTCTCAATAGTCCTCTCGATCACAACTCTTTCAAGCTACGGTTGCTCAAAGACTCGCCAAGGCTCGCATGGGTTCGTATCTTTGAGCCTACGCCGATCAACGAGACTGAACCGATGGTTCGAGTCCTCACACCCATGAATTCGCCTAATGGCATTAAG GGCTTATTACAATACTTCAATCTCGTAGAAGGTTGCATCACGATGATAAAGGCGTACCAAAACGAGAATAACTTCACATACGACTGGATAGTCCGGACCCGTGTCGACGGCTACTGGTCTGACACACTCGACCCTGACTACTTCAAACCGGGCCAGTACCTAGTCCCACCAGGTTCCTCCTACGGTGGCCTCAACGACCGCTTTGGCGTCGGCGATCTCAACACCTCAACGGTGGCTCTCTCTCGCCTCTCACTCATCCCCGACCTCGACTCGGCCGGTTTAACTAGCCTCAACTCCGAGTCCGCCTTCAAGGCCCAGCTCTCAACTCACCGTGTTCCTTACGTAACCAAACCTCTCCCTTTCTGCATCATGACAGACCGAACCTACGAGTTCCCTCCGTCTAGCTACGGAGTTCCCGTGGCTGCGCTATCTAGCCGCGGACCATTGAACGGTGCCAAGTGCCGTCCGTGCACGGTCGCGTGCAGTGGCTCTTGCGTGGGGGAAGTAATGGGAAAGCTTAACAAAGAGTGGAGCTGGACGGAGTGGGAGAACGGGACGTTGAAGCTGTGCGACGCACATGGAGAGTGGGAGGAAGGTTGGGAGAAGATATTTGATGGAGTCGCCGGCGAAGAACTCGCACGTGCGAGGAAAAGAGGCGGAGGTTTGGAGTCGAGGAGATGTGTGGAAGAGTTTGAAGAGATGAGAGGAGTGACCGTTAAATGGGAAGCTCCCGCCTCCGAACAGATCTGCATGTTGGGCCTGAAGCCCAAATAG